One region of Alosa sapidissima isolate fAloSap1 chromosome 1, fAloSap1.pri, whole genome shotgun sequence genomic DNA includes:
- the LOC121688382 gene encoding voltage-dependent calcium channel beta subunit-associated regulatory protein-like: MSDESPLLKSLTENSTEVPVVAGSRDSYALLLVLLCVFAGGTVLLLTILLIFCHRCFPGGRRYSRASDDLEKTNTTYVEETQPSQDITIRLEGVDGLSAAGCHGDVEAEGFLSAVSTGRRVSFNEQAIYEQSKKSQEKGRRYTLTEGDFHHLKRARLTHLHIPPPALNILTIMESSETSIQQPMEEGLSWSPQSPSGGLPGDTLNSVLDTSFTESLPSLPAEAMGERGWTMGGPRADADPEVTRSSSGATVATGQGFTKMFLTKLRRHTSLEGASPYLRMKRWRLDRNQRAASLDMRGSPKRRAFQRQRAASETLDHEEAESPAVGGDFLCSLAPPLLPDPASCPRRLSAGSLPSPTLGRLEVEAVMELSSGAEPELTFDLPVTLTIRSHPVGEENGLDAGHEDDELEDEEEEAEDEDQEEEGGALGASGGGAAAGGGQGGLRGWGGPGGLLRRRTEGAADGGGDTAEPTPYRDIWSLRASLEQYASSDLSSNDRDSTRSEADSLSSLGGAGKAGGGAASGAGTGSGTAAMMFQSQDIDEELPYDEPPAVTELREEEEEEEDEEEERHRERRRRGGRGGGGGDSVDSERGGSDGEAGGRKLLQMDSGYASMDAPPLAGGGGGGGGKTASERRRYFTCTGRKGTVCESFEARLLQEDPDETELELELESEENHADVEPEKLSLAAAAPVAVIPKEPRTLPIVKSPLAQKPWLYRRRDYSIDERTEALFNEFLRHDPRLDPRPHHHHSRSARSSRLHLRAQWQRAKQHSDPGGSAASATARLSPSLERLRWGPLRRGESAGYPLDASTPTATARYQLHHHHHHHHHLHGPLPRIASAADEENSEGGEEGTEEPKSASGSVDEQDTLELEEEQVEVRGDKVEDNCSNNNSSSSSSSGGGDIQSTVMHSEQGYESMEEMGGLSVIPTPGPEHCGTLEDPGLLAADKIAANLEERLYGGLRRTHCVQEQTVVVACASSDDMTE; this comes from the exons ATGAGCGATGAGTCACCTCTACTAAAGAGTCTAACCGAAAACTCCACT gAGGTGCCTGTGGTGGCAGGGAGCAGGGATAGCTATGCGCTGCTGCTggtcttgctgtgtgtgttcgccGGCGGGACCGTCCTGCTGCTCACCATCCTGCTCATCTTCTGCCACCGCTGCTTCCCAGGGGGCCGGCGCTACTCCAG GGCCAGTGATGACCTAGAGAAGACCAACACCACCTATGTGGAGGAGACCCAGCCCAGCCAAG ATATTACCATCAGGCTGGAGGGGGTGGACGGGCTGTCGGCCGCAGGTTGCCATGGCGATGTGGAGGCGGAGGGCTTCCTGTCTGCGGTGTCCACAGGGCGGCGCGTCTCCTTTAACGAGCAGGCCATCTACGAGCAGAGCAAGAAGAGCCAGGAGAAAGGACGCCG gtaTACTCTGACGGAGGGTGACTTCCACCACCTGAAGCGAGCTCGTCTCACACACCTCCATATCCCTCCACCAGCCCTCAACATCCTCACCATCATGGAGTCCTCAGAAACCAGCATCCAGcag cccatgGAGGAGGGCCTAAGCTGGTCTCCTCAGAGCCCTAGTGGTGGTCTCCCAGGCGACACTCTCAACTCTGTACTGGACACCAGTTTCACTGAGAGCCTCCCCAGCCTACCa GCGGAGGCAAtgggggagagagggtggaCTATGGGAGGCCCTCGGGCTGACGCGGACCCGGAGGTCACCAGGTCGTCGTCAGGGGCGACGGTCGCCACGGGGCAGGGTTTCACTAAGATGTTCCTGACCAAGCTGCGGAGACATACCAGTCTGGAGGGGGCCAGTCCCTACCTGCGCATGAAGAGATGGAGACTGGACCGCAACCAGAGGGCAGCCAGCCTGGACATGAGAg gGTCTCCTAAGAGGAGGGCGTTCCAGAGGCAACGTGCAGCCAGTGAGACTCTTGATCACGAGGAGGCGGAGTCTCCTGCGGTGGGTGGGGACTTTCTGTGCTCCCTGGCCCCGCCTCTGCTTCCAGATCCCGCTTCCTGTCCCAGACGCCTCTCTGCCGggtccctcccctccccaactCTGGGCAG gCTAGAGGTGGAAGCGGTGATGGAGCTCAGCTCAGGGGCAGAGCCtgagttgacctttgacctccccgTGACCCTGACCATAAGGTCACACCCTGTGGGGGAGGAGAACGGGCTGGATGCGGGACACGAGGACGACGAGCTGGaagacgaagaggaggaggctgAGGATGAAGatcaggaggaagagggaggtgcGCTGGGAGCCTCTGGAGGAGGCGCAGCAGCAGGTGGAGGACAGGGTGGGCTCCGTGGCTGGGGGGGTCCGGGGGGGCTTCTGCGTCGGAGGACAGAGGGGGCTGCGGACGGTGGAGGTGACACAGCGGAGCCGACCCCATACCGTGACATCTGGAGTCTGCGCGCCTCCCTGGAGCAGTACGCCTCCTCCGACCTGAGCTCCAACGACCGCGACTCAACCCGCAGCGAAGCCGACAGCCTCTCATCACTAGGGGGTGCTGGGAAGGCAGGGGGAGGCGCAGCATCGGGAGCAGGGACAGGTTCGGGGACGGCTGCTATGATGTTCCAGTCGCAGGACATCGACGAGGAGCTCCCGTACGACGAGCCTCCAGCAGTGACGGAActcagggaggaggaagaggaggaggaggacgaagaggaggagcggcacagagagaggaggcggcgaggaggaagaggaggaggtgggggcgaCAGCGTGGACTCGGAGCGAGGGGGCAGTGACGGGGAGGCGGGTGGCAGGAAGCTGCTGCAGATGGACAGCGGCTACGCCTCCATGGACGCTCCGCCCCTCgcgggaggaggaggtggcggaGGAGGGAAGACGGCGTCGGAGCGTCGGCGCTACTTCACCTGCACCGGGCGGAAGGGGACGGTGTGTGAGAGCTTCGAGGCCCGGCTCCTGCAGGAGGATCCCGACGAGACGGAACTGGAACTGGAACTGGAGTCCGAGGAGAACCACGCCGATGTGGAACCCGAGAAGCTCTCGCTGGCGGCAGCCGCGCCCGTGGCCGTCATCCCCAAAGAGCCGCGGACCTTGCCCATCGTCAAGTCCCCACTGGCCCAGAAGCCCTGGCTCTATCGTCGCCGTGACTACAGCATCGACGAGCGCACCGAGGCCCTCTTCAACGAGTTCCTGCGGCACGACCCGCGCCTGGACCCGCGTCCGCACCACCACCATTCGCGCTCCGCGCGCTCCTCCCGCCTGCACCTCCGTGCCCAGTGGCAGCGCGCCAAGCAGCACAGCGACCCTGGGGGATCCGCCGCCTCAGCCACCGCCCGGCTCTCGCCCTCCCTGGAGCGCCTCCGCTGGGGGCCactgaggaggggggagagcgCTGGCTACCCGCTGGACGCCTCAACGCCCACCGCCACCGCCCGCTAccagctccaccaccaccaccatcaccaccaccacctgcatGGGCCCCTGCCCCGTATCGCCAGTGCAGCTGACGAGGAGAATAgcgaggggggagaggagggcacAGAGGAGCCCAAGAGCGCCTCAGGGAGCGTGGACGAGCAGGACACgctggagctggaggaggagcaggtggAGGTGAGGGGGGACAAGGTGGAGGACAactgcagcaacaacaacagcagcagtagcagcagcagtggtggtggtgacatCCAAAGCACAGTCATGCACTCGGAGCAAGGATATGAGAGCATGGAGGAGATGGGAGGTCTGAGCGTCATCCCCACTCCTGGTCCAGAGCATTGTGGGACCCTGGAGGACCCTGGGTTGCTGGCAGCCGATAAGATAGCTGCCAACCTGGAGGAGAGGCTGTACGGTGGCCTGCGAAGGACACACTGTGTCCAGGAGCAAACGGTGGTGGTTGCCTGCGCATCTTCAGATGACATGACCGAGTAG